From Lujinxingia vulgaris, a single genomic window includes:
- the fusA gene encoding elongation factor G, translating into MDLNKLRNIGISAHIDSGKTTLTERILFYTGQIHAIHDVRGKDGVGAKMDSMDLEREKGITIQSAATYCKWGENAINIIDTPGHVDFTIEVERALRVLDGAILVLCSVAGVQSQSITVDRQMRRYNVPRMAFINKCDRSGADPFSVTEQLRDQLKHNAVLMQYPIGLEDKHVGAVDLLTRKAHYFEGDNGEIIRTEEVPAEIKDEVEKYRAKLVEALADLDDEIAMAYLEGEPVTAEMLVPAIRKATISRSMTPVFMGSAYKNKGVQLLLDAVVSYLPSPLEMPYHALSMDEEESKVDLEPVPEKPLVMLAFKLEDGRYGQLTYCRIYQGRLNKGDFIYNMSNQNKHKVGRLVRMHSDEMHDIDTAVAGDIVALFGIDCASGDTFTDGNIEVTMTSIHVPDPVITFAVEPKKKDGLQNFSKALNRFSKEDPTFRVSRDEESGQTIIGGMGELHLEVYIERIRREYGVDVEVGQPQVAYRETVTTQADFDYTHKKQTGGSGQYARVVGWLAPADEGEHYQFINNITGGVIPKEYQPSCDKGFQDQMDEGGLIGFPVVNVKAAIIDGNSHAVDSSDMAFRLAARAAFRDAYKRANPVILEPIMKVEVESPEEFSGAVLGGLNKRRGMITGSRTRQGYAVVMAEVPLSEMFGYSNDLRSSTQGKAEFSMEFAKYAPVPRSVQEDLIKEYQAKRAAENS; encoded by the coding sequence ATGGACCTGAACAAACTTCGTAACATCGGGATCTCCGCCCACATCGACTCCGGTAAGACCACGCTCACCGAGCGTATCTTGTTCTACACCGGCCAGATTCACGCCATCCACGACGTCCGCGGCAAAGACGGCGTCGGTGCCAAGATGGACTCCATGGATCTGGAGCGCGAAAAAGGCATCACGATCCAGTCGGCGGCGACCTACTGCAAGTGGGGCGAGAACGCCATCAACATCATTGACACCCCGGGCCACGTCGACTTCACGATTGAAGTTGAGCGCGCCCTGCGCGTGCTCGATGGCGCCATCCTGGTGCTCTGCTCGGTTGCCGGCGTGCAGTCGCAGTCGATCACCGTTGACCGTCAGATGCGCCGCTACAACGTCCCGCGCATGGCGTTCATCAATAAGTGCGACCGCTCCGGTGCCGATCCCTTCTCGGTGACCGAGCAGCTGCGTGACCAGCTCAAGCACAACGCCGTGCTGATGCAGTACCCGATCGGTCTGGAAGACAAGCACGTCGGTGCGGTCGACCTTCTGACCCGTAAGGCGCACTACTTCGAAGGCGACAACGGTGAGATCATCCGCACCGAAGAGGTTCCCGCCGAGATCAAGGACGAGGTCGAGAAGTACCGCGCCAAGCTCGTGGAAGCGCTGGCTGACCTCGATGACGAGATCGCCATGGCGTACCTCGAAGGCGAGCCTGTGACCGCCGAGATGCTGGTTCCGGCGATTCGCAAAGCCACCATCTCGCGCTCGATGACCCCGGTCTTCATGGGCTCGGCGTACAAGAACAAGGGCGTTCAGCTTCTGCTCGACGCGGTGGTCAGCTACCTGCCCAGCCCGCTGGAGATGCCCTACCACGCGCTCTCGATGGACGAAGAGGAGAGCAAGGTGGATCTCGAGCCGGTGCCCGAGAAGCCGCTCGTCATGCTCGCGTTCAAACTGGAAGACGGTCGCTACGGTCAGCTGACCTACTGCCGCATCTACCAGGGCCGCCTCAACAAGGGCGACTTCATCTACAACATGAGCAACCAGAACAAGCACAAGGTCGGTCGTCTGGTGCGCATGCACTCCGATGAGATGCACGACATCGACACGGCGGTTGCCGGCGACATCGTGGCGCTCTTCGGTATCGACTGCGCCTCGGGTGATACCTTCACCGACGGCAACATCGAGGTGACCATGACCTCGATTCACGTGCCCGACCCGGTTATCACCTTCGCCGTTGAGCCCAAGAAGAAGGACGGCCTTCAGAACTTCTCCAAGGCGCTCAACCGCTTCTCCAAGGAAGACCCGACCTTCCGCGTCTCGCGTGACGAGGAGAGCGGCCAGACCATCATCGGTGGTATGGGCGAGCTTCACCTGGAGGTTTACATCGAGCGTATTCGTCGTGAGTACGGCGTCGACGTTGAGGTGGGTCAGCCGCAGGTTGCTTACCGTGAGACGGTCACCACGCAGGCCGACTTCGATTACACCCACAAGAAGCAGACGGGTGGTTCGGGTCAGTACGCGCGCGTCGTGGGTTGGCTTGCGCCGGCCGATGAGGGTGAGCACTACCAGTTCATCAACAACATCACCGGTGGTGTGATCCCCAAAGAGTACCAGCCCTCCTGTGATAAGGGCTTCCAGGACCAGATGGACGAAGGTGGTCTCATCGGCTTCCCGGTGGTCAACGTCAAGGCGGCGATCATCGACGGTAACTCCCACGCGGTTGACTCCTCCGATATGGCCTTCCGCCTGGCGGCCCGCGCGGCCTTCCGCGACGCCTACAAGCGTGCCAACCCGGTCATCCTCGAGCCGATCATGAAGGTTGAGGTCGAGAGCCCCGAGGAGTTCAGCGGGGCGGTGCTCGGTGGTCTGAACAAGCGCCGCGGTATGATCACCGGCTCGCGTACCCGTCAGGGCTACGCGGTGGTGATGGCGGAGGTGCCGCTCAGCGAGATGTTCGGCTACTCCAACGACCTGCGCAGCTCGACCCAGGGCAAGGCGGAGTTCTCCATGGAGTTCGCCAAGTACGCTCCGGTGCCGCGTTCGGTCCAGGAAGACCTGATCAAGGAGTACCAGGCCAAGCGCGCCGCTGAGAACAGCTGA